The proteins below are encoded in one region of Telopea speciosissima isolate NSW1024214 ecotype Mountain lineage chromosome 10, Tspe_v1, whole genome shotgun sequence:
- the LOC122643030 gene encoding uncharacterized protein LOC122643030, which yields MLVLLSLLLLCSSTFSSPALAVKATYFDGFLPNGNFEEGPKATDLNKTIIKGKYSLPKWEISGLVEYISSGPQPGGMYFAVAHGVHAVRLGNDASISQTIPVKPGSLYSLTFGASRTCAQDEVLRVSVPPLTGDLPLQTLYSSNGGDTYAWGFRATSKVAKVIFHNPGMQEDAACGPLLDVVAIKELYPPMPTRVNLVKNGEFEEGPHLFHNSTNGVLLPPRQQDLTSPLPGWIIESLKAVKYIDSQHFSVPSGQAAVELVAGRESAIAQILRTNPGKLYNVTFTVGDAKNGCHGSMMVEAFAGKETLKVPYKSHGKGGFKTASFKFTADAPRTRLTFYSSFYHTRIDDFGSLCGPILDQVKVLSVKN from the exons ATGTTGGTGCTACTCTCTCTGTTGCTTTTATGCTCTTCAACCTTCTCAAGTCCTGCCCTTGCAGTTAAAGCGACTTATTTTGATG GATTTCTCCCAAATGGAAACTTTGAAGAAGGGCCAAAGGCAACAGACCTTAACAAGACAATCATTAAGGGGAAGTACTCATTGCCCAAATGGGAAATAAGTGGCCTTGTTGAGTATATCTCTAGTGGTCCACAACCCGGTGGCATGTATTTTGCTGTTGCTCATGGTGTTCATGCAGTAaggcttggcaatgatgcctcAATCTCCCAAACCATACCAGTAAAACCAGGCTCTCTTTACTCTCTCACATTTGGTGCTTCAAGGACTTGTGCTCAGGATGAGGTGTTGAGGGTTTCAGTTCCTCCTCTAACAGGGGACCTCCCTCTTCAAACATTATACAGCAGCAATGGAGGTGACACTTATGCCTGGGGATTCAGGGCCACCTCTAAGGTTGCTAAGGTGATATTCCACAACCCAGGTATGCAAGAGGATGCTGCTTGTGGACCTCTCTTGGATGTGGTTGCCATTAAAGAGCTTTATCCTCCCATGCCCACAAGAG TTAACTTGGTTAAGAATGGCGAATTCGAAGAGGGTCCTCATCTTTTCCATAACTCCACCAATGGTGTTCTCCTTCCCCCCAGGCAGCAAGACCTCACATCTCCCCTCCCAGGGTGGATAATTGAATCCCTGAAAGCTGTGAAATACATAGACTCACAGCATTTCAGTGTGCCCTCTGGACAGGCAGCAGTTGAGCTGGTTGCAGGAAGAGAAAGTGCAATTGCCCAAATCTTGAGAACAAATCCGGGCAAGCTCTACAATGTCACTTTCACAGTTGGAGATGCAAAGAATGGCTGCCATGGATCCATGATGGTTGAAGCTTTTGCAGGGAAAGAGACCCTGAAAGTCCCCTACAAATCCCATGGGAAGGGTGGTTTCAAGACTGCTAGTTTCAAATTCACAGCAGATGCACCAAGGACAAGGCTTACATTCTACAGTTCCTTTTACCACACAAGGATTGATGACTTTGGATCTCTTTGCGGTCCCATTTTGGATCAAGTTAAGGTGTTATCTGTTAAGAATTAG
- the LOC122641699 gene encoding polyamine oxidase 1-like codes for MDSSSRCSVIIIGAGISGISAAKVLAENGVDDVVILEASDRIGGRICKEDFGGVSVELGAGWVAGVGGKESNPIWELACKSGIRTCFSDYSNARYNIYDQSGKIFPSGIAAASYNKAVESAIQELRNQEAKLSGLSTAPELPSSPKTPIELAIDFILHDFEMAEVEPISTYTDFGEREFLVADERGYEFLLYKMTETFLLTSDGIIMDSRLQLNKVVRELQHSRDGVTVKTEDGCVYEANYVILSVSVGVLQSDLISFRPPLPKWKTEAIMKCDVIVYTKIFLKFPYQFWPCGPGTEFFIYAHEKRGYYTFWQHMENAYPGSNILVVTLTNDESKRVEAQLDEETMKEAMGVLRDMFGPDIPYATNILVPRWWNNRFQRGSYSNYPIFSTKQDFTDIKVPIGPIFFTGEHTNERFNGYVHGGYLSGIDTSKGLLEELRREKGRKKKEKEMSSLELVENQTFLLEPLLALTGSLTLTQQETVRGLQKWDIARQLLVSGKLAIK; via the exons ATGGATTCTTCTTCTCGTTGTTCCGTCATCATCATCGGCGCAGGGATTTCCG GTATATCCGCAGCGAAGGTATTAGCAGAGAACGGAGTGGATGATGTGGTGATTCTGGAAGCTTCAGATCGTATTGGAGGGAGGATTTGTAAGGAGGATTTCGGAGGCGTATCGGTGGAGTTAGGTGCCGGTTGGGTTGCAGGTGTTGGCGGCAAAGAATCCAATCCTATTTGGGAACTTGCCTGTAAATCAGGCATCCGTACCTGCTTCTCCGATTACAGTAATGCTCGTTACAACATTTACGATCAGag TGGAAAGATATTCCCGAGCGGTATAGCTGCGGCTTCGTATAACAAAGCAGTAGAATCAGCAATTCAGGAACTCAGGAACCAGGAAGCTAAGCTGTCTGGTCTCTCCACGGCACCGGAATTGCCATC atCCCCAAAGACTCCAATAGAGCTTGCCATCGATTTTATCCTCCATGATTTTGAAATGGCCG AGGTGGAACCGATATCAACATATACAGATTTTGGGGAGAGAGAATTTCTTGTTGCAGATGAGAGAGGATATGAATTTTTGTTGTATAAGATGACGGAAACTTTTCTTTTAACCTCTGACGGGATAATCATGGACAGTCGTCTTCAGCTAAACAAG GTTGTTCGGGAATTACAGCACTCAAGAGACGGCGTTACGGTGAAAACGGAGGACGGTTGCGTTTACGAGGCCAATTACGTGATTTTGTCCGTTAGTGTTGGCGTTCTCCAAAGCGACCTTATTTCCTTTCGCCCTCCTTTACCT AAATGGAAAACAGAGGCCATAATGAAGTGCGATGTGATCGTGTACACTAAAATTTTCCTCAAATTTCCCTACCAGTTCTGGCCATGTGGGCCAGGCACCGAGTTCTTCATCTATGCCCACGAGAAGAGAGGCTACTACACGTTTTGGCAG CACATGGAGAATGCGTACCCAGGGTCCAACATTCTGGTGGTGACATTAACCAATGATGAGTCAAAACGTGTCGAGGCTCAATTGGATGAGGAGACGATGAAGGAAGCTATGGGGGTACTTAGGGACATGTTTGGACCAGACATACCCTACGCCACTAACATACTAGTCCCTCGTTGGTGGAACAACAGATTCCAGCGAGGGAGTTACAGCAACTACCCCATCTTCTCCACCAAACAAGACTTCACCGACATAAAG GTGCCGATTGGACCAATCTTCTTCACAGGAGAACACACAAATGAGAGGTTCAATGGTTACGTCCATGGAGGTTATCTATCAG GCATTGACACGAGCAAGGGTTTGTTGGAAGAGCTGAGgagggagaagggaagaaagaagaaggagaaggagatgagcTCATTGGAGTTGGTGGAGAATCAAACATTCCTGCTCGAACCATTACTTGCGTTGACTGGATCTTTGACTTTGACCCAGCAGGAAACGGTAAGGGGGCTCCAGAAGTGGGACATTGCAAGGCAACTCTTGGTGAGTGGGAAGCTGGCCATCAAATGA
- the LOC122642777 gene encoding cycloartenol-C-24-methyltransferase, producing MSKEGALDLASGVGGKIEKNEVLSAVDQYEKYHASFGGNEEQRKANYSDMVNKYYDLSTSFYEFGWGESFHFAPRWEGESLRESIKRHEHFLALQLGLKPGQKVLDVGCGIGGPLREIARFSSTAITGLNNNEYQISRGKELNRITRVDKTCDFVKADFMKMTFPDNTFDAVYAIEATCHAPDALGCYNEIYRVLKPGQHFAAYEWCMTDSFDSKNQVHQKIKEEIELGNGLPDVRSTRQCLEALKLAGFEVIWEKDLALDSPMPWYAPLDPRHFSLSSFRLTAIGRFVTRNLVKVLEYVRLAPEGSQRVQAFLEKAAEGLVAGGRKEIFTPMYFFLVRKPHSGSTSAEAS from the exons ATGTCGAAAGAAGGAGCATTGGATCTGGCATCTGGTGTTGGTGGAAAGATTGAGAAGAATGAAGTTCTTTCTGCTGTTGATCA GTATGAGAAGTATCATGCCAGTTTTGGAGGCAACGAGGAACAGAGAAAAGCTAACTACTCTGATATG GTTAACAAATATTACGATCTTTCAACTAGTTTCTATGAGTTTGGCTGGGGCGAGTCTTTCCATTTTGCACCCAG ATGGGAAGGAGAGTCTCTTAGAGAGAGCATTAAGCGGCATGAGCACTTTCTTGCTTTACAGCTAGGTTTGAAACCTGGACAAAAG GTGTTGGATGTTGGTTGTGGAATTGGTGGGCCATTAAGAGAAATTGCTCGATTTAG CTCAACAGCCATTACGGGGTTGAACAATAATGAGTATCAGATATCAAGAGGAAAA GAATTGAATCGCATAACAAGAGTGGACAAGACCTGTGACTTTGTGAAG GCTGACTTCATGAAAATGACATTTCCGGACAATACTTTTGATGCTGTGTATGCTATAGAAGCTACTTGCCATGCACCAGATGCG CTGGGATGCTACAACGAGATCTACAGAGTATTAAAGCCTGGCCAGCATTTTGCTGCATACGAGTGGTGTATGACTGACTCTTTCGATTCTAAAAACCAAGTGCACCagaaaataaag GAAGAAATTGAACTCGGTAATGGCCTACCAGATGTCAGGTCAACAAGGCAATGTCTTGAAGCTTTAAAACTTGCAGGATTTGAG GTTATATGGGAGAAGGATCTTGCCTTGGACTCACCAATGCCTTGGTATGCACCTCTGGATCCTCGTCATTTCTCACTTAGCAGTTTCCGTCTAACAGCTATTGGTCGTTTCGTCACAAGAAATTTG GTTAAGGTCTTAGAATATGTGCGCCTTGCTCCAGAAGGAAGTCAAAGAGTTCAAGCCTTTCTTGAGAAAGCTGCAGAAGGATTGGTCGCTGGTGGAAG GAAAGAGATCTTCACACCAATGTACTTCTTCTTGGTCCGAAAACCTCATTCAGGCAGCACTTCAGCAGAAGCTTCTTAA